In Pygocentrus nattereri isolate fPygNat1 chromosome 26, fPygNat1.pri, whole genome shotgun sequence, one genomic interval encodes:
- the inpp5d gene encoding phosphatidylinositol 3,4,5-trisphosphate 5-phosphatase 1 isoform X1, with amino-acid sequence MSSHQPWYHGNITRSMAEDLLSKEAKDGSFLLRDSESIQGAYALCVLYQNCVYTYRILPNEEKKLSVQASEGVPIRFFSVLSDLVEAYYKENMGLVTHLQYPVQKEEEPEEEPEAVSVPPLPPRNVPANESRESHADSGRAIEPSRPSFLDSYHQRLQLVDMSHLSEEHQKAIQDYFCSAVSLDADQVQNGNPTLPNLKKLVMTICKSLNSEISRTLPVLETVQKLVDQPQSPGGGRLRGQLSVDSSQSVAFRLEQITKLICSIEDKTKNAVFESVGYDGGHRKSLIPPVTFEVKLDSLGISNKMLLKVDVEGGKVYFKKSKDGPEDKYFVHNKILQLVKSQKMQTKLVIVVETEKEKTQRKEFVFNDTKKREGFCQLLQQMKNKHSGKPEPDMISVFVGTWNMGNANPPHNISSWFQSKGQGKTRDDTANHIPHDIYVIGTQEDPLGEKEWIDIVRSTLRDITNISFKQVATQTLWNIRIVVLAKPEHENRISHVFSDSVKTGIANALGNKGAVGVSFMLNGTSFGFVNSHLTSGSEKKFRRNQNYISILRFLNLGDKKVNPFDITHRFTHLFWLGDLNYRVDLPPGEAENIVTKIKQQQYQELLSRDQLNIEKGSGNIFLDYEEEEITFPPTYRFERETRERYAYTKAKATGTKYNLPSWCDRVLRKSYPMVHVACHSYGCTTDIMTSDHSPVFATFDVGVTSQFVSKNDPTKDSQGAIKFMNCVATLMTKSKTKFFIEYHSSCLEKFVKGPDGENQDCREGFIKVRFGTQVELTPIIADPEYLLDQHILISIKSTDSDESYGETCVALRSAEIAYTEFDVILTHHGERTGTLTGGIQLRTSEGKQTEKLYDFIKVGDDSGASKGKYGDNSNKSYMVLPSDISNPSYMGVGFKGSSVSSRGGASGHGAKDGGSGNMSPKKTGYDHSVCSPTGKTSSPVSEDGQPAEMFDNPLYGLMGKARCGKDQEISRKDHLSPSEIFAFPKPPDLDSDRIPPVPTPRNRSFTCSEKPQNPSSVPTATSSSSSSLQPQTFTKKPVVPSRSEGGMIMSGKPPLPMKNRPDPQPQLQPKPRDYRDSSELPCKLRPPTRPLPKDGHHETPQPPKTGRPLK; translated from the exons GTATCAGAACTGTGTATACACCTACAGAATACTACCCAATGAAGAAAAGAAGCTCTCCGTGCAG GCATCGGAAGGCGTCCCCATCCGGTTCTTCTCTGTGCTCTCAGACCTGGTGGAAGCATACTATAAAGAGAACATGGGATTAGTCACACACCTGCAGTATCCCGtacagaaggaggaggagccaGAGGAGGAACCAG AGGCCGTCAGCGTACCACCTCTTCCACCCAGAAACGTCCCGGCCAATGAAAGTCGAGAGTCCCATGCTGACTCTGGCAGAGCGATAGAACCGAGCCGTCCGTCCTTCTTGGACAGTTACCATCAGCGACTGCAGCTCGTCGACATGTCACA CCTCTCTGAAGAGCATCAAAAGGCAATCCAGGATTACTTTTGCTCAGCTGTGAGTCTGGATGCTGATCAGGTTCAGAATGGAAACCCCACCCTCCCCAACCTGAAAAAACTCGTCATGACCATCTGCAAGAGCCTCAACAG TGAGATTTCTCGTACACTTCCGGTTCTGGAGACAGTACAAAAACTTGTAGACCAGCCGCAGTCCCCTGGAGGTGGGAGACTCAGGGGACAA cTGTCTGTTGATTCCAGCCAGTCAGTGGCTTTTAGGCTGGAGCAAATCACCAAGCTTATATGTTCAATAGAGGACAAG ACTAAGAATGCAGTATTTGAATCTGTTGGTTATGATGGAGGCCACAGGAAGTCACTTATACCACCTGTAACCTTTGAA GTGAAATTAGACTCCCTTGGCATTTCAAACAAAATGCTCCTTAAGGTTGATGTGGAAGGTGGGAAAGTTTACTTCAAGAAGTCCAAAGATGGTCCTGAGGACAAATACTTTGTGCACAATAAAA TCTTGCAGTTGGTGAAGTCCCAGAAAATGCAAACCAAACTAGTGATAGTGGTGGAGACGGAGAAGGAGAAGACTCAGCGCAAAGAGTTTGTCTTTAATGACACAAAG AAGAGAGAAGGCTTCTGTCAATTACTTCAGcagatgaaaaacaaacactcagGCAAACCTGAGCCAGATATGATCAGCGTCTTTGTTGGCACATGGAACATGG GAAACGCGAACCCACCCCACAACATTTCATCATGGTTTCAGTCCAAGGGTCAAGGGAAGACCCGCGACGACACGGCCAATCATATCCCTCATGACATCTATGTTATTGGAACGCAGGAGGACCCACTGGGAGAGAAGGAATGGATAGATATAGTGAGGAGTACACTCAGAGACATCACCAACATCAGCTTTAAACAG GTAGCCACTCAGACGCTGTGGAACATAAGAATTGTTGTTCTCGCCAAGCCAGAACACGAGAACCGCATCTCGCATGTTTTCTCTGACAGCGTTAAGACTGGAATAGCTAATGCTCTAG GAAATaaaggagcagttggggtttcCTTTATGCTTAATGGCACCTCATTTGGGTTTGTCAACAGTCACTTGACCTCAGGGAGTGAAAAGAAGTTCAG ACGGAATCAGAACTACATCAGTATTCTACGCTTCCTGAATCTGGGCGATAAGAAAGTGAATCCTTTTGACATTACGCATCGCTTCACCCACCTCTTCTGGCTTGGAGATCTGAATTACCGGGTTGATTTACCACCAGGG GAAGCAGAGAACATTGTGACGAAGATCAAACAGCAGCAGTATCAGGAACTGTTGAGCCGAGACCAGCTGAACATTGAGAAGGGCTCAGGGAACATCTTCCTGGACTATG AAGAAGAGGAGATCACCTTCCCCCCAACATATCGTTTTGAGAGAGAAACGCGTGAAAGATATGCCTACACCAAAGCCAAAGCAACAGGG ACCAAATATAACTTACCATCGTGGTGCGACCGTGTGCTGCGCAAGTCTTATCCCATGGTGCATGTGGCATGCCACTCATATG GATGCACCACTGACATCATGACAAGTGACCACTCCCCTGTATTTGCTACATTTGATGTTGGTGTAACTTCACAGTTTGTCTCAAAAAATG ATCCAACAAAAGATTCTCAGGGTGCCATAAAATTCATGAACTGTGTTGCCACTCTTATGACAAAATCCAAGACAAAGTTCTTCATTGAGTACCACTCAAGCTGCTTGGAAA AATTTGTTAAGGGTCCTGACGGAGAGAATCAAGATTGCAGAGAGGGTTTTATCAAGGTCCGATTTGGAACACAAGTAGAG CTCACTCCCATCATTGCAGACCCAGAATACTTACTAGATCAGCACATTCTCATCAGTATAAAGTCTACAGATAGTGATGAATCATATG GTGAGACTTGTGTGGCTCTGCGGTCTGCAGAGATTGCCTATACGGAGTTTGATGTCATACTCACACATCATGGAGAACGCACAGGTACGCTGACGGGAGGCATTCAGCTGCGCACTTCAGAagggaaacagacagagaagttGTACG ACTTCATTAAGGTTGGCGATGATTCAGGTGCCAGTAAAGGCAAATATGGAGACAACAGCAACAa GTCATATATGGTCTTACCCAGTGATATTAGCAACCCTAGTTATATGGGTGTGGGCTTCAAAGGCAGCAGTGTGTCTTCTCGAGGAGGGGCCTCTGGGCATGGAGCTAAAGATGGGGGTTCTGGGAACATGTCCCCAAAAAAGACTGGATATGATCATTCTGTGTGCAGCCCCACAGGCAAGACCTCCAGTCCTGT atctgaagatgGTCAACCAGCAGAGATGTTTGACAATCCTCTCTACGGCTTGATGGGGAAGGCGCGATGTGGCAAGGATCAGGAAATCTCCCGAAAAGACCACTTGTCTCCCTCAGAAATTTTTGCATTCCCCAAACCACCAGATCTTGACAGTGACCGCATTCCCCCTGTCCCGACTCCTCGCAACCGCTCCTTCACCTGCTCTGAAAAACCACAGAATCCTTCATCAGTCCCCACCGCcacctccagcagcagcagtagtctACAGCCTCAGACCTTCACCAAAAAGCCTGTAGTGCCCTCCCGCTCTGAGGGAGGCATGATAATGTCAGGGAAGCCACCACTGCCGATGAAAAACCGTCCGGACCCCCAACCCCAGCTTCAGCCCAAACCCAGAGACTATAGAGACAGCTCAGAGTTACCCTGCAAGTTACGGCCACCCACCAGACCTCTACCCAAAGACG GGCATCATGAGACACCACAGCCTCCGAAGACAGGTCGTCCACTGAAATGA
- the inpp5d gene encoding phosphatidylinositol 3,4,5-trisphosphate 5-phosphatase 1 isoform X2: MSSHQPWYHGNITRSMAEDLLSKEAKDGSFLLRDSESIQGAYALCVLYQNCVYTYRILPNEEKKLSVQASEGVPIRFFSVLSDLVEAYYKENMGLVTHLQYPVQKEEEPEEEPEAVSVPPLPPRNVPANESRESHADSGRAIEPSRPSFLDSYHQRLQLVDMSHLSEEHQKAIQDYFCSAVSLDADQVQNGNPTLPNLKKLVMTICKSLNSEISRTLPVLETVQKLVDQPQSPGGGRLRGQLSVDSSQSVAFRLEQITKLICSIEDKTKNAVFESVGYDGGHRKSLIPPVTFEVKLDSLGISNKMLLKVDVEGGKVYFKKSKDGPEDKYFVHNKILQLVKSQKMQTKLVIVVETEKEKTQRKEFVFNDTKKREGFCQLLQQMKNKHSGKPEPDMISVFVGTWNMGNANPPHNISSWFQSKGQGKTRDDTANHIPHDIYVIGTQEDPLGEKEWIDIVRSTLRDITNISFKQVATQTLWNIRIVVLAKPEHENRISHVFSDSVKTGIANALGNKGAVGVSFMLNGTSFGFVNSHLTSGSEKKFRRNQNYISILRFLNLGDKKVNPFDITHRFTHLFWLGDLNYRVDLPPGEAENIVTKIKQQQYQELLSRDQLNIEKGSGNIFLDYEEEEITFPPTYRFERETRERYAYTKAKATGTKYNLPSWCDRVLRKSYPMVHVACHSYGCTTDIMTSDHSPVFATFDVGVTSQFVSKNDPTKDSQGAIKFMNCVATLMTKSKTKFFIEYHSSCLEKFVKGPDGENQDCREGFIKVRFGTQVELTPIIADPEYLLDQHILISIKSTDSDESYGETCVALRSAEIAYTEFDVILTHHGERTGTLTGGIQLRTSEGKQTEKLYDFIKVGDDSGASKGKYGDNSNKSEDGQPAEMFDNPLYGLMGKARCGKDQEISRKDHLSPSEIFAFPKPPDLDSDRIPPVPTPRNRSFTCSEKPQNPSSVPTATSSSSSSLQPQTFTKKPVVPSRSEGGMIMSGKPPLPMKNRPDPQPQLQPKPRDYRDSSELPCKLRPPTRPLPKDGHHETPQPPKTGRPLK; the protein is encoded by the exons GTATCAGAACTGTGTATACACCTACAGAATACTACCCAATGAAGAAAAGAAGCTCTCCGTGCAG GCATCGGAAGGCGTCCCCATCCGGTTCTTCTCTGTGCTCTCAGACCTGGTGGAAGCATACTATAAAGAGAACATGGGATTAGTCACACACCTGCAGTATCCCGtacagaaggaggaggagccaGAGGAGGAACCAG AGGCCGTCAGCGTACCACCTCTTCCACCCAGAAACGTCCCGGCCAATGAAAGTCGAGAGTCCCATGCTGACTCTGGCAGAGCGATAGAACCGAGCCGTCCGTCCTTCTTGGACAGTTACCATCAGCGACTGCAGCTCGTCGACATGTCACA CCTCTCTGAAGAGCATCAAAAGGCAATCCAGGATTACTTTTGCTCAGCTGTGAGTCTGGATGCTGATCAGGTTCAGAATGGAAACCCCACCCTCCCCAACCTGAAAAAACTCGTCATGACCATCTGCAAGAGCCTCAACAG TGAGATTTCTCGTACACTTCCGGTTCTGGAGACAGTACAAAAACTTGTAGACCAGCCGCAGTCCCCTGGAGGTGGGAGACTCAGGGGACAA cTGTCTGTTGATTCCAGCCAGTCAGTGGCTTTTAGGCTGGAGCAAATCACCAAGCTTATATGTTCAATAGAGGACAAG ACTAAGAATGCAGTATTTGAATCTGTTGGTTATGATGGAGGCCACAGGAAGTCACTTATACCACCTGTAACCTTTGAA GTGAAATTAGACTCCCTTGGCATTTCAAACAAAATGCTCCTTAAGGTTGATGTGGAAGGTGGGAAAGTTTACTTCAAGAAGTCCAAAGATGGTCCTGAGGACAAATACTTTGTGCACAATAAAA TCTTGCAGTTGGTGAAGTCCCAGAAAATGCAAACCAAACTAGTGATAGTGGTGGAGACGGAGAAGGAGAAGACTCAGCGCAAAGAGTTTGTCTTTAATGACACAAAG AAGAGAGAAGGCTTCTGTCAATTACTTCAGcagatgaaaaacaaacactcagGCAAACCTGAGCCAGATATGATCAGCGTCTTTGTTGGCACATGGAACATGG GAAACGCGAACCCACCCCACAACATTTCATCATGGTTTCAGTCCAAGGGTCAAGGGAAGACCCGCGACGACACGGCCAATCATATCCCTCATGACATCTATGTTATTGGAACGCAGGAGGACCCACTGGGAGAGAAGGAATGGATAGATATAGTGAGGAGTACACTCAGAGACATCACCAACATCAGCTTTAAACAG GTAGCCACTCAGACGCTGTGGAACATAAGAATTGTTGTTCTCGCCAAGCCAGAACACGAGAACCGCATCTCGCATGTTTTCTCTGACAGCGTTAAGACTGGAATAGCTAATGCTCTAG GAAATaaaggagcagttggggtttcCTTTATGCTTAATGGCACCTCATTTGGGTTTGTCAACAGTCACTTGACCTCAGGGAGTGAAAAGAAGTTCAG ACGGAATCAGAACTACATCAGTATTCTACGCTTCCTGAATCTGGGCGATAAGAAAGTGAATCCTTTTGACATTACGCATCGCTTCACCCACCTCTTCTGGCTTGGAGATCTGAATTACCGGGTTGATTTACCACCAGGG GAAGCAGAGAACATTGTGACGAAGATCAAACAGCAGCAGTATCAGGAACTGTTGAGCCGAGACCAGCTGAACATTGAGAAGGGCTCAGGGAACATCTTCCTGGACTATG AAGAAGAGGAGATCACCTTCCCCCCAACATATCGTTTTGAGAGAGAAACGCGTGAAAGATATGCCTACACCAAAGCCAAAGCAACAGGG ACCAAATATAACTTACCATCGTGGTGCGACCGTGTGCTGCGCAAGTCTTATCCCATGGTGCATGTGGCATGCCACTCATATG GATGCACCACTGACATCATGACAAGTGACCACTCCCCTGTATTTGCTACATTTGATGTTGGTGTAACTTCACAGTTTGTCTCAAAAAATG ATCCAACAAAAGATTCTCAGGGTGCCATAAAATTCATGAACTGTGTTGCCACTCTTATGACAAAATCCAAGACAAAGTTCTTCATTGAGTACCACTCAAGCTGCTTGGAAA AATTTGTTAAGGGTCCTGACGGAGAGAATCAAGATTGCAGAGAGGGTTTTATCAAGGTCCGATTTGGAACACAAGTAGAG CTCACTCCCATCATTGCAGACCCAGAATACTTACTAGATCAGCACATTCTCATCAGTATAAAGTCTACAGATAGTGATGAATCATATG GTGAGACTTGTGTGGCTCTGCGGTCTGCAGAGATTGCCTATACGGAGTTTGATGTCATACTCACACATCATGGAGAACGCACAGGTACGCTGACGGGAGGCATTCAGCTGCGCACTTCAGAagggaaacagacagagaagttGTACG ACTTCATTAAGGTTGGCGATGATTCAGGTGCCAGTAAAGGCAAATATGGAGACAACAGCAACAa atctgaagatgGTCAACCAGCAGAGATGTTTGACAATCCTCTCTACGGCTTGATGGGGAAGGCGCGATGTGGCAAGGATCAGGAAATCTCCCGAAAAGACCACTTGTCTCCCTCAGAAATTTTTGCATTCCCCAAACCACCAGATCTTGACAGTGACCGCATTCCCCCTGTCCCGACTCCTCGCAACCGCTCCTTCACCTGCTCTGAAAAACCACAGAATCCTTCATCAGTCCCCACCGCcacctccagcagcagcagtagtctACAGCCTCAGACCTTCACCAAAAAGCCTGTAGTGCCCTCCCGCTCTGAGGGAGGCATGATAATGTCAGGGAAGCCACCACTGCCGATGAAAAACCGTCCGGACCCCCAACCCCAGCTTCAGCCCAAACCCAGAGACTATAGAGACAGCTCAGAGTTACCCTGCAAGTTACGGCCACCCACCAGACCTCTACCCAAAGACG GGCATCATGAGACACCACAGCCTCCGAAGACAGGTCGTCCACTGAAATGA